One genomic window of Clostridia bacterium includes the following:
- a CDS encoding bifunctional oligoribonuclease/PAP phosphatase NrnA, giving the protein MTGADQWRRILATLRDGRRFVLLLHVRPDGDSIGSSLALGRALQKLGKEAVLVCPDELPESLRFLPGSERFVRPETVEGPFDAAVFLDCGDLDRAGPAKPLAETATVRINIDHHLSNARFGDLNWIEADAAAVGEITYRLIRDLGVEMDREMAYALYASLVTDTGSFAYQNTTPTTHRIAAELLELGVRPQHVAREVWENRPEPALRLLGRALENLSIDAGGRLAWTRLSQADFARIGAGPAYAEGIVSYPRSLRGVEVAVSFIEMEPDVWRVSLRSNEWVDVSRVAAQFGGGGHARAAGATLAGRYEDVAPLLLDACRAALREGGRSSR; this is encoded by the coding sequence ATGACGGGCGCCGACCAGTGGCGGAGGATCCTCGCGACCCTGCGCGACGGCCGGCGCTTCGTGCTGCTCTTGCACGTGAGGCCGGACGGGGACAGCATCGGCTCGAGCCTGGCGCTCGGCCGCGCCCTGCAAAAGCTGGGCAAGGAGGCGGTGCTCGTCTGCCCGGACGAGTTGCCGGAATCCCTGCGCTTCCTGCCCGGCAGCGAGCGGTTCGTGCGGCCGGAGACCGTCGAGGGGCCGTTTGACGCGGCCGTGTTCCTCGACTGCGGCGACCTCGACCGCGCCGGGCCGGCCAAGCCGCTCGCGGAGACGGCCACGGTGCGCATCAACATCGACCATCACCTGTCGAACGCGCGCTTCGGGGACCTCAACTGGATCGAGGCGGACGCGGCTGCGGTGGGCGAGATCACCTACCGGCTGATCCGCGACCTCGGCGTGGAGATGGACCGCGAGATGGCCTACGCCCTGTACGCGAGCCTCGTGACCGACACGGGATCGTTCGCGTACCAGAACACGACGCCCACCACGCACCGGATCGCCGCGGAACTCCTCGAGCTCGGCGTCCGCCCGCAACACGTGGCCCGCGAGGTGTGGGAGAACCGGCCGGAACCGGCGCTCCGCCTTCTGGGGCGCGCGCTTGAGAACCTCTCGATCGACGCGGGCGGCCGCCTCGCGTGGACGCGGCTCTCCCAGGCGGACTTCGCGCGCATCGGCGCGGGACCCGCGTACGCCGAGGGCATCGTCAGCTACCCGCGGTCGCTGCGGGGCGTGGAGGTGGCCGTGTCGTTCATCGAGATGGAGCCGGACGTGTGGCGCGTCAGCCTGCGGTCGAACGAGTGGGTCGACGTCAGCCGCGTGGCCGCCCAGTTCGGCGGCGGCGGGCACGCCCGCGCGGCCGGGGCGACCCTGGCGGGCCGGTACGAGGACGTCGCGCCGCTTCTTCTGGACGCCTGCCGCGCGGCGTTGCGCGAGGGCGGGCGGTCGTCCCGGTGA
- a CDS encoding general stress protein, which produces MAKTVIGVFRSKNQAEKAVEALRNKGFSDQEISVVAKKGDAKDDRNASLTNQNVVDGTSWGAGIGGAAGLLASAGALAIPGIGPLLALGPLAATLGGAAAGGLAGGLVDYGIPESEGREYENRVKQGDILVVISTDKQAKQAAQILREHGAEDVREH; this is translated from the coding sequence ATGGCCAAGACGGTGATCGGCGTCTTCCGCTCGAAGAACCAGGCTGAAAAGGCGGTTGAGGCGCTGCGCAACAAGGGCTTCTCGGATCAGGAGATCTCCGTCGTCGCGAAGAAGGGTGACGCCAAGGACGACCGCAACGCCAGCCTCACGAACCAGAACGTGGTGGACGGCACCAGCTGGGGAGCGGGCATCGGCGGCGCGGCCGGGCTCCTCGCGAGCGCGGGCGCGCTGGCGATTCCGGGCATCGGGCCGCTCCTGGCCCTCGGCCCGCTCGCGGCCACGCTCGGCGGCGCCGCGGCGGGAGGTTTGGCCGGCGGGCTCGTCGACTACGGCATCCCGGAGTCCGAGGGCCGCGAGTACGAAAACCGCGTGAAGCAGGGCGACATCCTCGTCGTGATCTCCACCGACAAGCAAGCGAAGCAAGCGGCTCAGATCCTGAGGGAGCACGGCGCCGAGGACGTCCGCGAGCACTGA
- the infB gene encoding translation initiation factor IF-2, translating into MRVYELARELDVNSKEILELLQQQMNIELNNHMASVNDQVAAKIRKLIQSARQPAAAPAPAPKESQPARPTKAAGKDARAASHPAAGPGGANTKASPTASPAPSDEAIEPEEEILLDPRLAELRTEERIRRQKQLREEAEQRRRRERERLSQRRGRFEPETPRIQEITLTGPVTVGELAQQMGVAATDVIRKLMGMGVMAAINQQIDVQTAARAAKEFGVTVVDTSREAATAGSVKPAVKALLAGDDPSRAVPRAPVVTVLGHVDHGKTSLLDAIRSTRVAQGEAGGITQHIGASTVEWQGKRIVFLDTPGHEAFTAMRARGAQVTDIAVLVVAADDGVMPQTVEAISHARNAGVPIIVALNKIDKENANPERVKQQLAEHDLLPEEWGGDTIVVPVSAVQRKGIDELLEMILLVAELQELKADPKRRAVGTIIEAQLDRGRGPVATVLVQTGTLRRGDAFVAGRTWGKVRAMVDDRGRNLDRAGPSTPVEVLGFEDVPDAGDAFEVVADEKTARDIAASRQEAQRQEELEARKAVSLADFHQRSQVGADKELRLIIKADVQGSLEAIRASLEKVRTEEAYATIIHMAVGAISASDVMLAAASDAVILGFNVRPDANARQEAERAGVEIKTYRVIYDLIDDVRDALAGMLSPKYEEAVVGQAEVRQVFKVPSVGVVAGCYVQEGRIARGASVRLLRNGVVVYDGRIASLKRFKDDVREVAAGYECGIGLERFHDIKEGDVIEAYEQREVSR; encoded by the coding sequence ATTCGGGTCTACGAGCTGGCGCGGGAGCTCGACGTCAACAGCAAGGAGATCCTCGAGCTTCTGCAGCAGCAGATGAACATCGAGCTCAACAACCACATGGCGAGCGTGAACGATCAGGTCGCCGCGAAGATCCGCAAGCTGATCCAGAGCGCCCGCCAGCCCGCGGCGGCACCGGCGCCGGCGCCCAAGGAGAGCCAACCCGCCCGCCCTACCAAAGCGGCAGGGAAGGACGCCCGCGCAGCGTCGCACCCGGCCGCGGGCCCCGGTGGAGCGAATACGAAGGCATCGCCCACGGCATCCCCGGCGCCATCCGACGAGGCGATCGAGCCGGAGGAGGAGATTCTCCTCGACCCGCGGCTGGCCGAGCTGCGAACGGAGGAGAGGATTCGCCGTCAAAAGCAGCTCCGCGAGGAGGCCGAGCAGCGGCGCCGTCGCGAGCGCGAGCGCCTAAGCCAGCGCCGTGGCCGCTTCGAGCCGGAAACGCCCCGAATTCAAGAAATCACCCTGACCGGTCCGGTCACGGTGGGCGAGCTGGCGCAGCAAATGGGCGTGGCGGCGACCGACGTCATCCGCAAGCTCATGGGCATGGGCGTCATGGCGGCGATCAACCAGCAGATCGACGTGCAAACGGCCGCGCGCGCCGCGAAGGAGTTCGGCGTGACGGTCGTGGACACGAGCCGGGAGGCCGCGACCGCCGGTTCCGTTAAGCCGGCGGTGAAGGCCCTGCTCGCCGGCGACGACCCGTCCCGCGCCGTGCCGCGCGCGCCGGTGGTCACCGTGCTGGGTCACGTCGACCACGGCAAGACCAGCCTGCTGGACGCCATCCGCTCCACGCGGGTGGCGCAGGGTGAAGCCGGCGGCATCACGCAGCACATCGGCGCGAGCACCGTCGAATGGCAGGGCAAGCGGATCGTCTTCCTCGACACCCCGGGCCACGAAGCATTCACGGCGATGCGGGCGCGCGGCGCGCAGGTGACCGACATCGCGGTGCTGGTCGTGGCCGCGGACGACGGCGTCATGCCGCAAACGGTGGAGGCGATCAGCCACGCCCGCAACGCCGGCGTGCCGATCATCGTGGCGCTGAACAAGATCGACAAGGAAAATGCCAACCCCGAGCGCGTCAAGCAGCAGCTGGCCGAGCACGACCTGCTCCCGGAAGAGTGGGGCGGCGACACCATCGTGGTGCCGGTCTCGGCCGTGCAGCGGAAGGGCATCGACGAACTCCTTGAGATGATCCTGCTCGTCGCCGAGCTGCAGGAACTGAAGGCGGACCCCAAGCGGCGCGCGGTGGGCACGATCATCGAGGCGCAGCTGGACCGGGGGCGCGGCCCGGTGGCCACGGTCCTCGTCCAGACCGGAACGCTGCGGCGGGGCGACGCGTTCGTCGCCGGGCGCACGTGGGGCAAGGTGCGCGCGATGGTCGACGATCGCGGCCGCAATCTGGACCGCGCCGGTCCCTCGACTCCTGTGGAAGTCCTCGGCTTCGAGGACGTGCCCGACGCCGGCGACGCGTTCGAGGTCGTCGCGGACGAGAAGACGGCGCGCGACATCGCGGCCTCGCGGCAGGAGGCGCAGCGCCAGGAGGAGCTTGAGGCGCGCAAGGCCGTCAGCCTGGCCGACTTCCACCAGCGGAGCCAGGTGGGCGCCGACAAGGAGCTGCGGCTGATCATCAAGGCCGACGTGCAAGGCTCGCTTGAGGCGATCCGCGCCTCGCTGGAGAAGGTCCGCACGGAGGAGGCGTACGCGACCATCATCCACATGGCGGTGGGCGCCATCAGCGCCTCCGACGTGATGCTGGCCGCCGCCTCGGACGCCGTCATCCTCGGCTTCAACGTGCGGCCGGACGCGAACGCCCGCCAGGAAGCCGAGCGCGCGGGCGTGGAGATCAAGACGTACCGCGTCATCTACGACCTCATCGACGACGTGCGCGACGCGCTTGCGGGCATGCTGTCGCCGAAGTACGAGGAAGCGGTCGTCGGGCAGGCGGAAGTGCGGCAGGTCTTCAAGGTGCCGTCGGTCGGCGTCGTCGCGGGCTGCTACGTGCAGGAGGGCAGGATCGCGCGCGGCGCGTCCGTCCGCCTGTTGCGCAACGGGGTCGTCGTCTACGACGGGCGCATCGCCTCGCTCAAGCGGTTCAAGGACGACGTGCGCGAAGTGGCGGCCGGATACGAATGCGGTATCGGCCTGGAGCGATTTCACGACATTAAAGAGGGCGATGTGATCGAAGCCTACGAGCAGCGTGAAGTCTCGCGCTGA
- a CDS encoding YlmC/YmxH family sporulation protein: protein MRWSELAGKDIINIENANRLGRVDDADLVIREDGSIESLVASSRGRWRHGLTIAWDRVVKIGPEAMLVALPDGGGAPRRGRATSVEPAPVWSRDARPPAGTDASPADAAERASDDPPLVVRVTTRRDGPSSGA from the coding sequence GTGCGCTGGAGCGAATTGGCCGGCAAGGACATCATCAACATTGAGAACGCCAACCGGTTGGGGCGGGTCGACGACGCCGACCTCGTCATTCGCGAGGACGGCTCGATCGAGTCGCTCGTCGCCTCGTCGCGCGGGCGGTGGCGCCACGGCCTGACGATCGCGTGGGACCGCGTCGTCAAGATCGGGCCGGAGGCGATGCTCGTCGCACTCCCGGACGGCGGCGGGGCGCCGCGCAGGGGGCGCGCCACGAGCGTCGAGCCCGCGCCGGTGTGGTCGCGCGACGCGCGCCCGCCCGCCGGCACGGACGCGTCCCCTGCGGACGCCGCCGAGCGTGCGTCGGATGATCCTCCCCTTGTGGTGCGCGTGACCACTCGCCGAGACGGCCCGTCGTCCGGAGCATAA
- a CDS encoding bifunctional riboflavin kinase/FAD synthetase, with amino-acid sequence MRVTWRPDELGRLGTVRYAAIGAFDGVHAAHRALIARAVADARRDGAVPAVVTFEPNPKTVVRPDAAPLLLTGLDERLELFEELGVEATLVLRFDEALARVPAEAFVRDVLCDQARLARSYVGYNFTFGHGGRGRPDDLKAWGAGCGMDVVVLDVQTVADPRTGEPRPVSSSAVRQALAAGDMALAARLLGRPYSVRGPVVHGDERGRELGFPTANVAVASDRMMPPPGVYAGRARVAGGPWRAAAISWGRRPTFGGGEPILEAFLIDFVGDLYGQTLEVAFLSRLRDELAFPDVDALKAQMARDVDRTREIFGDGATV; translated from the coding sequence GTGCGCGTCACGTGGCGGCCGGACGAGCTCGGCCGGCTGGGGACGGTGAGGTACGCCGCCATCGGCGCCTTCGACGGCGTGCACGCGGCGCATCGGGCGCTCATCGCGCGGGCCGTGGCGGACGCGCGGCGGGACGGCGCCGTGCCGGCCGTCGTCACGTTCGAACCGAACCCGAAGACGGTCGTGCGCCCGGATGCGGCCCCGCTTCTGCTGACGGGGCTCGACGAGCGGCTCGAGCTGTTCGAGGAGCTCGGCGTCGAGGCCACGCTCGTGCTGCGCTTCGATGAAGCCCTCGCGCGCGTGCCGGCCGAGGCGTTCGTCCGCGACGTGCTCTGCGACCAGGCGCGGCTTGCGCGCAGTTACGTGGGGTACAACTTCACCTTCGGGCACGGCGGGCGCGGCCGGCCGGACGACTTGAAGGCCTGGGGCGCCGGCTGCGGCATGGACGTCGTGGTCCTCGACGTCCAGACCGTCGCCGACCCGCGCACCGGAGAGCCGCGTCCGGTATCGTCCAGCGCCGTCCGGCAGGCGCTGGCCGCGGGGGACATGGCCCTCGCCGCGCGCCTTCTCGGGCGCCCGTACAGCGTGCGCGGTCCCGTCGTCCACGGGGATGAGCGAGGGCGGGAGCTCGGGTTTCCGACGGCCAACGTCGCCGTCGCGAGCGACCGCATGATGCCGCCGCCCGGGGTTTACGCCGGGCGCGCACGCGTCGCCGGCGGCCCATGGCGCGCGGCGGCCATCAGCTGGGGCCGCCGCCCCACGTTCGGCGGCGGCGAGCCGATCCTTGAAGCCTTCCTCATCGACTTCGTGGGCGACCTGTACGGCCAGACCCTGGAGGTGGCCTTCCTGTCGCGCCTGCGCGACGAGCTCGCGTTCCCCGACGTCGACGCCCTGAAGGCGCAGATGGCCCGTGACGTCGATCGCACCCGGGAGATTTTTGGTGACGGGGCGACGGTGTGA
- a CDS encoding insulinase family protein, translated as MSRLSTDAAGRGAWAHARTLPNGLTLLAEPVPGAASVSLGLWIGAGSRDDPDGRSGLAHALEHLVFKGSARRDGAAIAREIDDLGGHVDAFTTKELTCYWARVLPEHLERALDLLYELAVEPALSAGDFERERRVLLEELGGYEDSPEDFAADLFDATLWPGEPVGRPIIGLREQVAALSIDDIRAFHQRWYRPCNAVLAAAGAIEPEAWFEAAGRRFAEAWRDAGSGDAVLPPHRRAPRPARTGQGDVIRPRRDLEQVYVLMGGPAPDARDRAGRAAVEVASTVLGGGTSSRLFHEIRERRGLAYNVYTFDFAYLGAGAFGVGLSAHPPHAAEAVAAANAQIEALAKDGPTAEELRRARDQLRIATTIGLESASARVQRLAQETLLFGQAEPIETAIARYERVTAEDVARVCRDALLQAPVRVAYGPAKRALFPEASAARRGGRSRPVRGA; from the coding sequence TTGTCCCGCTTGTCCACTGACGCCGCGGGTCGCGGCGCATGGGCGCACGCACGGACGCTGCCGAACGGGTTGACGCTCCTCGCGGAACCCGTGCCCGGCGCCGCTTCCGTGTCGCTGGGGCTGTGGATCGGCGCCGGCTCGCGCGACGACCCCGACGGCAGGAGCGGCCTCGCGCACGCGCTGGAGCACCTGGTGTTCAAGGGCAGCGCGCGACGCGACGGCGCCGCCATCGCCCGGGAGATCGACGACCTCGGCGGCCACGTCGACGCATTCACCACGAAAGAGCTGACGTGCTACTGGGCGCGCGTCCTGCCGGAGCACCTCGAGCGCGCGCTGGACCTTCTGTACGAGCTGGCGGTGGAGCCGGCGCTTTCGGCCGGCGACTTCGAACGCGAGCGGCGCGTGCTCCTCGAGGAACTCGGAGGGTACGAGGACTCGCCGGAGGATTTCGCGGCCGACCTGTTCGACGCCACGCTCTGGCCCGGCGAGCCGGTGGGCCGGCCGATCATCGGCCTGCGGGAGCAGGTCGCGGCCCTGTCCATCGACGACATCCGCGCGTTCCACCAGCGTTGGTACCGGCCGTGCAACGCGGTGCTCGCGGCGGCCGGGGCGATCGAGCCGGAGGCCTGGTTCGAAGCGGCCGGCCGCCGTTTCGCGGAGGCGTGGCGGGACGCCGGTTCGGGCGACGCCGTCCTGCCGCCGCACCGCCGCGCACCGCGCCCGGCGCGCACCGGGCAGGGCGACGTCATCCGCCCCCGCCGGGACCTGGAGCAGGTGTACGTCCTCATGGGCGGGCCGGCGCCGGACGCCCGGGACCGCGCGGGCCGCGCGGCCGTGGAGGTGGCGTCCACGGTGCTCGGCGGCGGCACGTCGTCGCGCCTGTTTCACGAGATCCGCGAGCGCCGCGGCCTCGCGTACAACGTGTACACGTTCGACTTCGCGTACCTCGGCGCGGGCGCGTTCGGCGTCGGCCTCTCCGCGCACCCGCCGCACGCGGCGGAAGCCGTGGCGGCGGCGAACGCGCAGATCGAGGCGCTGGCGAAGGACGGCCCCACGGCGGAAGAGCTTCGCCGGGCGCGGGACCAGCTGCGCATCGCCACCACGATCGGTTTGGAGTCGGCGTCGGCGCGGGTGCAGCGCCTCGCGCAGGAGACGCTTCTTTTCGGCCAGGCCGAGCCGATCGAGACGGCGATCGCCCGCTATGAACGCGTCACGGCAGAGGACGTGGCGCGCGTCTGCCGCGACGCGCTGCTCCAGGCGCCCGTGCGCGTGGCCTACGGTCCGGCGAAGCGGGCCCTCTTCCCCGAGGCGTCCGCCGCGCGGCGCGGTGGACGTTCTAGGCCCGTCCGCGGCGCATAG
- the truB gene encoding tRNA pseudouridine(55) synthase TruB produces MRRSPAGVLPVLKVPGPTSHDVVARARRMLGVRRVGHGGTLDPAAAGVLPLLVGPATRLARYLTLGDKEYRFTVTFGCETDTGDQTGAPVRQAPPPSLAALESVLPSFRGDIRQRPPAWSAVHVDGRRAYDLARGGAAPPLPERTVHVAELAIVEWRPGPPAEATLHARCSHGTYVRSLAADLARAAGSAGHVSALLRTRVGPFDLAGALTLEEVEAALREGRPVVRPMSDVLYGRPKVDVSSNEAEDVVHGRWPPGLARRLAALGGGSLDSEAGDVALFHEGCLLAVAGRREGRWRWICVFPEALGEGVD; encoded by the coding sequence GTGAGGCGGTCGCCCGCCGGAGTCCTTCCGGTCCTCAAGGTCCCAGGTCCGACGTCGCATGACGTCGTGGCGCGCGCGCGCCGCATGCTGGGCGTCCGCCGCGTGGGGCACGGCGGCACGCTGGACCCGGCCGCCGCCGGCGTGCTGCCCCTGCTCGTGGGGCCGGCGACGCGCCTTGCCCGCTATCTCACGCTTGGTGACAAGGAATACCGCTTTACGGTGACGTTTGGTTGCGAGACGGACACCGGCGACCAGACGGGCGCGCCCGTGCGCCAGGCGCCGCCGCCCTCCCTTGCGGCCCTGGAGTCCGTCCTGCCATCCTTCCGGGGCGACATCCGCCAGAGGCCGCCCGCGTGGTCGGCCGTCCATGTGGACGGCCGCCGGGCTTACGATCTGGCGCGGGGCGGCGCCGCGCCGCCGTTGCCCGAACGCACGGTGCACGTCGCCGAACTGGCGATCGTGGAGTGGCGCCCGGGCCCTCCCGCGGAAGCCACGCTCCACGCGCGGTGCTCGCACGGCACGTACGTGCGCAGCTTGGCCGCCGACCTGGCCCGGGCGGCCGGGTCGGCGGGACACGTTTCGGCCCTCCTGCGCACGCGGGTCGGCCCGTTCGACCTGGCGGGCGCCCTCACGCTGGAGGAGGTCGAGGCCGCGCTGCGCGAAGGGCGGCCGGTCGTCCGACCTATGAGCGACGTGCTTTACGGCCGTCCGAAGGTGGACGTATCCTCGAACGAGGCGGAGGACGTGGTTCACGGCCGCTGGCCGCCCGGGCTTGCCCGCCGTCTCGCGGCCCTGGGCGGCGGCTCGCTCGATTCGGAAGCCGGCGATGTCGCCCTTTTCCACGAGGGGTGTCTGCTCGCCGTCGCCGGGCGACGCGAGGGCCGCTGGCGATGGATCTGCGTCTTCCCGGAGGCCCTCGGCGAAGGAGTGGATTGA
- a CDS encoding polyribonucleotide nucleotidyltransferase — protein MEKRVFRTEMGGRPLVIEYGAIAEQANAAVLVRYGETVVLVTATGTREPREGVDFFPLRVDYEERQYAAGRIPGSFFRREGRPSERAILSARLIDRPIRPLFPKGYRNEVQVIATVLSYDGDNAPDITSIIGASAALSISDIPFDGPIGGVMVGLVDGRFVINPVSEEMDRSDLELVVAGTKDAVLMVEAGANEVPEEKIIEAIQFGHEEIKKLVAWQEEIVREVGKPKMPFTPPQIDPELEQAVSEWARPRFREAIVTPDKQEREERRLAVRQEAHALFDERFPEKVADIDAVLDETEKKVMRRLIVDEGIRVDGRGPKDIRPIWCEVGILPRTHGSGLFTRGQTQVLTVAALGAVSDRQIIDSLGDEEFKRYMHHYNMPPYSTGEVRPIRSPGRREIGHGALAERALLRMIPPEDEFPYTIRLVSEVVSSNGSTSMGSVCGSTLALMDAGVPIRRPVSGIAMGLIKEDDKVEILSDIQGIEDHLGDMDFKVAGTEKGVTAIQMDIKIHGLDVDTLRRALEQAREGRLYILQKMLEVLPAPRSHLSPYAPRIIVMRIHPDKIRDVIGPGGKTINKIIAETGVQIDIEDDGRVFVSGPAEGSERAQEMIRQLTKEVAPGEIYLGKVTRLVSFGAFCEILPGKEGLVHISQLANERVPTVEDVVNVGDTIMVKVTEIDSLGRINLSRKEALKQVPDAESKESRKRAGARV, from the coding sequence GTGGAAAAACGCGTCTTTCGAACCGAGATGGGCGGCCGGCCGCTCGTCATCGAGTACGGCGCCATCGCCGAGCAGGCCAACGCGGCGGTGCTGGTCCGCTACGGCGAGACCGTCGTGCTCGTGACCGCGACCGGCACGCGGGAACCGCGCGAGGGGGTGGACTTCTTCCCCCTGCGCGTCGATTACGAGGAGCGCCAGTACGCAGCGGGGCGCATTCCGGGGAGCTTCTTCCGGCGCGAGGGTCGGCCGTCCGAGCGCGCCATTCTCTCGGCGCGCCTCATCGACCGGCCGATCCGGCCGCTCTTCCCCAAGGGGTACCGCAACGAGGTGCAGGTCATCGCGACCGTGCTCTCGTACGACGGTGACAACGCCCCGGACATCACGAGCATCATCGGCGCCTCGGCGGCCCTCAGCATCTCCGACATCCCGTTCGACGGGCCCATCGGCGGCGTGATGGTCGGCCTGGTCGACGGGCGTTTCGTCATCAACCCGGTCTCCGAGGAGATGGACCGCAGCGACCTGGAACTCGTCGTCGCCGGCACCAAGGATGCCGTGCTCATGGTGGAGGCCGGCGCCAACGAGGTGCCGGAGGAGAAGATCATCGAGGCCATCCAGTTCGGCCACGAGGAGATCAAGAAGCTCGTCGCCTGGCAGGAGGAGATCGTGCGGGAGGTCGGCAAGCCCAAGATGCCGTTCACGCCCCCGCAGATCGACCCCGAACTGGAGCAGGCGGTCTCGGAGTGGGCACGCCCGCGCTTCCGCGAGGCGATCGTCACCCCGGACAAGCAGGAACGGGAGGAGCGCCGCCTCGCCGTCCGCCAGGAGGCGCACGCGCTGTTCGACGAGCGCTTCCCCGAGAAGGTCGCGGACATCGACGCGGTGCTGGACGAGACCGAGAAGAAGGTCATGCGCCGGCTGATCGTCGACGAGGGCATCCGCGTCGACGGCCGCGGGCCCAAGGACATCCGCCCGATCTGGTGCGAGGTCGGCATCCTGCCGCGGACGCACGGCTCAGGCCTCTTCACGCGGGGGCAGACGCAGGTGCTGACCGTCGCGGCCCTGGGGGCGGTCTCCGACCGGCAGATCATCGACAGCCTCGGCGACGAGGAATTCAAGCGCTACATGCACCACTACAACATGCCCCCGTACAGCACGGGGGAGGTGCGGCCGATCCGCTCGCCCGGCCGTCGCGAGATCGGCCACGGCGCGCTGGCGGAGCGAGCGCTCCTGCGCATGATTCCGCCCGAGGACGAGTTCCCGTACACGATCCGCCTCGTCAGCGAGGTCGTCTCGTCGAACGGGTCGACGTCCATGGGCTCCGTGTGCGGCTCCACGCTCGCGCTCATGGACGCCGGCGTTCCCATCCGCCGTCCCGTCTCCGGGATCGCCATGGGCCTCATCAAGGAGGATGACAAGGTCGAGATCCTCTCGGACATCCAGGGGATCGAGGACCACCTCGGGGACATGGACTTCAAGGTGGCGGGCACGGAGAAGGGCGTCACGGCGATCCAGATGGACATCAAGATCCACGGCCTTGACGTGGATACGCTCCGCCGGGCGCTGGAGCAGGCGCGCGAGGGCCGGCTGTACATCCTCCAGAAGATGCTCGAGGTGTTGCCGGCGCCGCGCAGCCACCTGTCGCCGTACGCGCCGCGGATCATCGTCATGCGCATCCATCCCGACAAGATCCGCGACGTCATCGGGCCGGGCGGCAAGACGATCAACAAGATCATCGCGGAGACGGGCGTGCAGATCGACATCGAGGACGACGGCCGCGTGTTCGTCTCCGGGCCCGCGGAGGGCAGCGAGCGCGCGCAAGAGATGATCCGCCAGCTCACGAAGGAAGTGGCCCCCGGGGAGATCTACCTCGGCAAGGTGACGCGCCTCGTCAGCTTCGGCGCGTTCTGCGAGATCCTGCCGGGCAAGGAGGGGCTCGTCCACATCTCGCAGCTGGCCAACGAGCGCGTGCCGACGGTCGAGGACGTCGTCAACGTCGGCGACACCATCATGGTCAAGGTGACGGAGATCGACAGCCTCGGCCGCATCAATCTCTCGCGCAAGGAAGCGCTGAAACAGGTGCCGGACGCCGAGTCCAAGGAAAGCCGCAAGCGAGCGGGCGCCCGGGTGTGA
- the rpsO gene encoding 30S ribosomal protein S15, whose amino-acid sequence MALEAEKKQRIIDAYRLHETDTGSPEVQIALLTERINELTEHLRTHTKDHHSRRGLFKLVGKRRRLLNYLREKDIERFRAVTERLNIRVR is encoded by the coding sequence ATGGCCTTGGAAGCGGAGAAGAAGCAGCGCATCATCGACGCGTACCGGCTGCACGAGACCGACACCGGTTCGCCGGAAGTGCAGATCGCTCTGCTCACGGAGCGCATCAACGAGCTGACCGAGCACCTTCGCACGCACACGAAGGATCATCACTCGCGTCGTGGGCTGTTCAAGCTCGTCGGGAAGCGCCGCCGGCTGCTGAATTACCTTCGTGAGAAGGACATCGAGCGTTTCCGCGCGGTGACGGAGCGCCTCAATATCCGAGTGCGATGA
- the rbfA gene encoding 30S ribosome-binding factor RbfA: MVRQRAQRVAERIKEELADILRRRVKDPRVGFASITAVEVSNDLRHARVFVSVLGDEAEQRATMQALERARGFVRSELGARLKLFHTPELVFERDDSIAHGARINELLHALQRESGRRQDP, encoded by the coding sequence ATGGTCAGGCAGCGCGCGCAACGTGTCGCGGAACGCATCAAGGAAGAGTTGGCGGACATCCTCCGGCGGAGGGTGAAGGACCCGCGGGTCGGGTTTGCCAGCATTACCGCCGTCGAGGTGTCGAACGACCTTCGTCACGCCCGCGTGTTCGTCAGCGTGCTGGGGGACGAGGCCGAGCAGCGGGCCACGATGCAGGCGCTGGAGCGTGCCCGCGGGTTCGTGCGCAGCGAGCTCGGGGCCCGGCTGAAGCTGTTCCACACACCCGAGCTGGTGTTCGAGCGCGATGATTCCATCGCGCACGGCGCGCGCATCAACGAGCTTCTGCACGCCCTGCAGCGCGAGTCCGGCAGGCGACAGGACCCATGA